AATCAGACTGATGGGAGCTCATAATTGATAATATAACCCCCCCCAATTATATCCACACGCCCTCGGTCTCGAAAAATATGTACGTACCATGATAAAATCTCAAAGCATCTATGCTCTTATTTTAGCTTCGTATTTGAGTTGGCATTCGTGATTCTATCAAACCTACTATCAAATAGTATAAACATCAACTCTTTGATTCTATTGAGTCTTGTCGACACCCCCACCCCGCTCTTGCCAGCAATCCTCAGCTGTTACCGCTAGAATATTAGAATCATATCAGTTCTTGCAACTCCATAAAAATATGAAACAAGAAACAAGGATTGATAAATACAGAAAAACGTAGGTATACTAATCATGTATGGTGTATTAGTATATTGTATGTATACATAAATATGTGAATAAATTGTGTTATTGAACGAACTTTTCAGCTAATGGGCGAGTTGATTAATTTGATGATTATTACGTTCTTTTTTACCTTTTGCTTCAAGAACAGTGAAATTCCTTTATGATACACATAAGCAAGTTTTCAATCCAATCCAAAAAATGAGTTAAGGTTTAAATCCTAATATCAGCACTGAAGAGTCGTAAAAAACACTGAATTCTGATTCCGGGCTAACCTTAATGGACATACCCGAAGCACAGTACACAACATGCAATTGTTCTTTCGAATAAATGGTACAGAATGTGTCGCGCACGCATCTCTCACTTTACTAAGCAATTGGTGATTCGAACAGGCAGGAAAGCAGGTAGCAAAGAACAGATGACAAGTGAGTTGCGGATACTAAGAAAAGCGCAAGCGCATTCGTGGTCACATTGAAATAATGAATGGTATGGTAGTGAATGATGCTGTCCTTGCGTTATCTTTTGAACGGCTTACGCAGGGCTAACCATCAGATCACGGCTATATTGGGAATATTTTGAGCGCTTGTTTGTAGGAACGATTATTATTTTGCCCAAATGTGTGTAATTCTGCACCGAAAATGACCTGAAACAATTGCTCTAATTGCATTATGTGCATCCATCTGCAAACACTACAACTTGTGCAGGAGCAGGATTTCATGGGGACccctacaaaaaaaaatctcaaaacaAAAAACCTTACATATCACAAATTATGAGACAGATGGCGTGCAAATGTTGCGCGAAATTTCAAAACAATATTTCAGATCCTTGAACCACATCCTTGAACATGTACATTTTTTCACCTCTGTATGATCATAAATACCACGAAATGTTTAATCAAactattttatttaatttttcattttgtggaaaaaaaaaactaaatgaaaaaattacattatGAGACAGATTGTTGCCATAGCAATCTGAACACTTGCAGTTTAACACTTcaaggaatatttttttttttatgttacatcCCATAATTTTCATTCCTCATCAAAGTGGAAATTTTAGTATTTAAAAATAGTCATTGTAGTCTTCATGGTCACTTTCGTCATCCTCTGCCTCCTCAACAACATTAGGTGGTTCTCTTGAAGGCCAAATTTCCCTCAGCTCTCTGCCTATTTCTGAATCAATACCCGTTGAAAACGGATCTAGATCAACCTTAAATCATAAAAGTTGcttaaataaaaattaaaatgaatgtGGTGTGAAACCTCTGATGTCAAGGTACCACATTATTTATTAAATATCAAATAATCACCTCTTCTAAATGTAGGTTAGGTTCTTGGAGAAGCTTTTCAGTAGCTCTGTTTTCTAGAGCTCTGCCTCTTGATGAATTCAGTATGTTAGGGGTCATCGGacaattcaaagaaaaattttttgactCTATAGTTAAACACTGAAGGAAATTAACAACTGGTTCAGAAATGAAAACTTCATCTTTTGCAGGTTCTTGTTCCATCCATTCAAAAGGAACATGTGAGCCATATGGTAATTGTACAGCTCTGAagcattttctagaaaaaacaatataataATACAAGATTGAATAGGCACTACTGCTCATCTGACCAAGAAACTTGTAACAAAATGACTCTTTAAAAATAAGTTGACAACATGAATCTTACTTGAACTTTTcattgttgaaatgaaaaaatcaatacaCATATTTTGAATACTCACTTAGAGGTTACTGGTAATAAAGCCAAATATATGGGTACACAACCTCTATTGTAGACTCTTTTGACGATTAAACAACTTTCTAGTTCATTTAATCTTATCAATAGAGAATAAAACGCTATGGATGAAGACTCCTTTGGAGCAGCAACTGTATAACAAGCAGGACCCTGAAAAATTTGACTGAATATCAagtatattttcaaattgatgCAACAAATTCTGAGAGGTGCGAAAGAAATTTGATATGTAACTGATGGCGATGAAAGAGTAGATTTTGATGGATTTTTTATACACCACAATAATGCAAACTTTTGAAAGGGCTAGAGTCCATCACTCCTGgctgttgaaattgttttcaggGTCACTAAAATTGTGACGCTTTAATCAATTATCCACTATCAccatcaattttaatttaaaaaaaaattatgagaaaacATCCTTACTTTCATCATGTATTctggaataaattttatttttgttacaAAAACAAGAGAAAGCATTCTCTCTAAttttactttgaaaatttcattattatctaGGGGAATAAATTTCCCATGCTTTAAGATTCCTTTTCTAACATCCTCTACAGCATATTCTTTGGTTGAATCTTGTGTACTCATGAAAACTGGagatttaaaaattttatgtttttgtTTCAACTGAAATCCTTTGGATTTATCCATAAGTTTTGACGTTCCAGCCTAGAACATTTTCATATTCAATTACATGAGAATAATTAATCACAGGGGCATTTACATCATAAACAATTTTTGATCCAACGGTGAGAGGAACTGTCCATATCTGTTTTCCATTTGGATTCTTATAATTGAAGAAAAACTGTAATCCCATTTTTACATCAGCCATTACAGCATTGTCACATCTTAGGATCATCTCTTTAGCTTCATTCAAATTATCATTAGTTTGATTGAAAGTAATATGTTCTATCAATGGTTTTAATTCCTGGAAGTTTGTTACTGCTCTAGGAAATTGAACTTCAGGTCCAATGATGTAGAGAAAAATGCTATTAACATTTAATTCATTGACGATATCAATAATACTTTCATCAGACTGAGACACTGTACACAAATCAGATAAATATAATATTTGGTGTGTTATTATTCTTGAAGTCTCATCTTCCTTCAAAATTTGTATTGCAACACAAAGAGCTTCCCTCCAGTTCGCAGTGTTGGTATTGGTAACTTCAATTTTATCATACACAAATGTTGGGTCATAAAGGTGTCCTTCCTGGCTAATCTCGTAAATATTCTCGTATCCCCGTCCCCACTTctgatttttccgatttttggtatttttgctGTTGACAAGCACCAAATTGACTAAATCTTTACTACTACAAAAATACTGATGAgaatatattttcaataatgctcTACGGAGTTGACGTTGATTTCTAGAATTCAAATCATACAAAATAACACAACGATTTCGTTTGGGTTGTGGTGGCATCtttaaatcaaagattataatcttatATCTATAATTTAAATCTTTGTTTTTTATGTATGTTTCTTCAAAGATCTCTTTGGTTTTTTATATGGAGGTTAGGTCTATTCAAAAACTAACCTAccatttgatgttctgtgaccTTAACCTCAACTCAACTCAAGAAGAAAACTTTTCAGGTTTTTAGATAAAACATGCAATACTTCATCCATGATCTGCTTGAAGTTACGGGCCAACAAACCTTAACAACAACAAatctaatttttgttttattttttcgaCTGACCCaaaatcacagattacagagtagagcCCAAAATGTTCTACGGATTTGAAGATGTCACCCgagaccatagacatagagacatgactcagcaatgtcagcatgaaattggcttttttatagGAAGAGCGAAAAGATCGTCGGACAATTACTTGtctttttttgttcacataaaggtgagtgtggaccaatcgaaattctagaaaaagacaactgcatgcccgatgttcagtttctctccgTCATTTTTTTTGACCGTTttccaaagagtaacaactctttggtatttcatgcatagatactATAGATCAGAGacaaccattgaactctatgggttcccatagagttcaatggagaCAACCTGTTGTCTCTGCTATACATTGAACtctcatagagttcaatgctgctatagatagaaagggaaggcacagtctctatgtctatggcgtACAACTGCACTGTAGTCATAGAGAAAGTCTCTGTCTGTAGTGTTctgcagagacaagagaaaccTGAGCAGAGTTCAGAATTGTCTCTGAACTAGACTAGAAACAGCATTGAAATCCAACGTTGCCATGCCGTGCGAAATAGAGTggggttaactctataatctttgatttatgTCATGAGATGGTGGCGCTGCATTCGCCATAATCAGCTATTCCCCAAACAGTATTATATTTTGAGGAGTAAAAGAATAAGGTTAGTAACTGTTtgtttctacccgcgcttgggacccacgatttctacccgcgcttgggacccacgatttctacccgcgcttgggacccacgatttctacccgcgcttggaacccacgatttctacccgcgcttgaacccacgatttctacccgcgcttggaacccacgatttctacccgcgcttgtacccacgatttctacccgcgcttggaacccacgatttctacccgcgcttgaacccacgatttctacccgcgcttggaacccacgatttctacccgcgcttgaacccacgatttctacccgcgtttgggacccacgatttctacccgcgcttgggacccacgatttctacccgcgcttgggacccacgatttctacccgcgcttgggacccacgatttctacccgcgtttgggacccacgatttctacccgcgcttgggacccacgatttctacccgcgcttgggacccacgatttctacccgcgcttgggacccacgatttctacccgcgcttgggacccacgatttctacccgcgcttgggacccacgatttctacccgcgcttgggacccacgatttctacccgcgcttgggacccacgatttctacccgcgcttgggacccacgatttctacccgcgcttgggacccacgatttctacccgcgcttgggacccacgatttctacccgcgcttgggacccacgatttctacccgcgtttgggacccacgatttctacccgcgcttgggacccacgatttctacccgcgcttgggacccacgatttctacccgcgcttgggacccacgatttctacccgcgcttgggacccacgatttctacccgcgcttgggacccacgatttctacccgcgcttgggacccacgatttctacccgcgctttccagccacgatttctacccgcgcttttcacccacgttttctacccgcgttAGGAATAAGTAATTGAATAAATTCCGATTCAATAGGTCCGTAACACAACGATCTAGCGAAATTCTCCATCCACAGGAGCTGCCATTTATTTCATCTACATCTAAAACTTCAGGAAACAGAAAATTGTTGTGTAACTATTTCGCAAACATAAGTATGGCTTACTTacttatattatttttatttgtaacATTTTGTAGTTTATACATTTCAGTTACCTACTTCAGAAAGTATGTATCTAGTATTCACAAATTAACATACAAAAATATCACAATTGTATCAAAGCGAATATTTACAAGTTTTCACGGAATAACACTCTGTATGTATGTAGTATATACATACCTATACAAGAATATAATAGTTACTCATGTTCCAATAAAAGAAACATTCATGAAAAAGTTACATTCTAGATTTTGATCAGATTTTAATAACTTTTTTAAAGAAGGCAGTCTCGTTAGCAGTAAGTAtcgatataaaaaaatattattattttttaggaatttcgagcgtcgtggagagtGAGCGGATTTCAAAGATTCAATGGTAGCaggaaaaaaaagttaaaaatgaAGTAGAGGTATCAATTTTTCTATATATACAAATCACCTGTAAACAGGGTTAATTTCTGGCAAAGGTATTCTTCATGATCCACGAAATCCCcccttatattgaatattgacgTGACACCTTCGAGTAAATCTCACGTTTCCCCCTGGTCTTCCCCATTAGGTATTAAGGTGGGTTTAAATCATCACTTAAACTCCGAACTATTCCAATTATTCATTCACTCCAAGACCCTGTACTATCTATATTACTTGATGAAGATCCTATACTTTCGCAAGCTTCTAGAAATAGATCTGGATTCACCATTTCCATTACTCTCCACGCCAGCGTTTTTCCTAAAAACAATCCATAATTAGAAAAGGATCAGTTAATTTTTTAGAGTTGcctttttttatagaatttcATACCTATGTCCCTATACGGAcatttttctcggaaaaatcttTACATTTAATATGACAGACCTATTAATGAAACACCACGAATACCAAGGGCAAAATGTACCTACTCCTAGGTATCACTAGAAACAGACTAAAACCAATAATGTACTATTAATATGATCGTTCACCTGTATGTATGCAGCCTTTTATCTCTTCAGATTCCTCACAATAATGTAGGGCAGCTTTTCTTAAATTTTCGCAACCATTCTCATCCGCCAAAAGAAGAATACTGGCAACATTACCCGGTGTCAACGTTTCTAAAAGGGTCCTTTCACATAGTCCTGTTAAACCTGGCATTTTGTACTTCGTGGAAAGGGGCAATAAATGACTAGCATACGTTTCCGCGTTATCGACTTTGTCCGTGTAAATATATCTGACCAGCTCGTAGATGAGGTTGTGAGAATAACAAGAAAAATCCAACTTATATTTTATATGCTACGAGCAAAATCATATGAATTCAGTAAACATGATTGATTTGTCGTTCTATCATTCAccttatttttttcgtttttatatTCCAGTAACTTCGATCCTAACTTTGCACTTCTCATACGGATTATCCAACTATGAACTGTGATGGAATTTGTACCATTTTCTTCGTTATCATTTTCACATTCTATTAATGTGTCCTTTTCTATGGAATCTTTATCCATCAATCTTGCCATGTCTCGTGATAAACTGTGCACCTCTTCATCGCTGTGAATTATTTGAAGTTTCACCATAATCTTGACATcttttgctgaaaaaaaattatcggtGCGGTTCATGAAAAGTTCCATCTCATACTTTTTCGTTTCTATTTCCTTTTAATTTACACTTACATTGGTCCATATGTCTATCTAATATTCCGAGACTTTTGTACCCAACAGAAAGGAGATTTTTTTTGTTCTCGAGATTCAAAACAACGTTAGAAATTGCACAGCATTCCCAATGTTTTATACTAGCATCCCAAACTCCAAATTGAAATCTGACTCTTGCCTGTCCAGTCTCTTCTGTCTCGCATCCTGTTAAATTTAAGCACACTACGACTGGATTCGTTACTTTCTTCCCGTTTGGACCTTTTGAAAATAATGATGAATGAAATGTTGCCGAGAAATAAATCAATACTGTTGTAGGTGTAGTTCACATATTACATTACATATACATAAAACGAAATTCTGTACGAGAGCCTAGCTTTTAGCGAATGCACTTTAAAACGTAAACCAGCAAGTGAGTTTTAATTCGATTTCGATCAACGGCCATCCTAAAATCTAATGGttctttttttaattcaacGCTCGAAACTGATGAGCCTACATCCATCATGTTCtataaataaatacatatatATCTAGTCAGTTGCAATCGTGAACCATTCATACGGAATCATGTGTAAATACAGTGTTTCCATCGGCGAAAGAATGTTGAGAGTGGAAGGAATAGATGAAAATTTACATAAATAACACTGAGTTAATTTCTATtcgttctgaaaattttccactCGATTTTCGCTATTTTCAGCTCTGGATAGAGTCCAGTAGTTCCAAGAATTCACGATTTAAGGAGAAAAATACATCGAAGGTATATTTGTACTTCCTTTCACTGGTAAAATTATATATGTGTCTATTGTTGATACATATAAGTTATATTTACCTTTCCAAAATCGAATGGAAATGTTCCAAAATGTCCCCACTCCATTAACAGAGCACCTGAACTCAGGACTATCTACAAAATCTCGCTTTGAAATAGATTTTGTAAACTTTCTAATCGTccaaatttttctgaaaacgaCTTCAGAGGATACTGGTACCTCCAGTTCTTCATGTATGCTTCCTATGTCCACTTCTCTTTCCTCCTTTGTTTCCTTTTCCGGCTTACTATGTTTTGGTTTTGTCGGC
This genomic stretch from Coccinella septempunctata chromosome 7, icCocSept1.1, whole genome shotgun sequence harbors:
- the LOC123316727 gene encoding uncharacterized protein LOC123316727 produces the protein MPPQPKRNRCVILYDLNSRNQRQLRRALLKIYSHQYFCSSKDLVNLVLVNSKNTKNRKNQKWGRGYENIYEISQEGHLYDPTFVYDKIEVTNTNTANWREALCVAIQILKEDETSRIITHQILYLSDLCTVSQSDESIIDIVNELNVNSIFLYIIGPEVQFPRAVTNFQELKPLIEHITFNQTNDNLNEAKEMILRCDNAVMADVKMGLQFFFNYKNPNGKQIWTVPLTVGSKIVYDAGTSKLMDKSKGFQLKQKHKIFKSPVFMSTQDSTKEYAVEDVRKGILKHGKFIPLDNNEIFKVKLERMLSLVFVTKIKFIPEYMMKGPACYTVAAPKESSSIAFYSLLIRLNELESCLIVKRVYNRGCVPIYLALLPVTSKKCFRAVQLPYGSHVPFEWMEQEPAKDEVFISEPVVNFLQCLTIESKNFSLNCPMTPNILNSSRGRALENRATEKLLQEPNLHLEEVDLDPFSTGIDSEIGRELREIWPSREPPNVVEEAEDDESDHEDYNDYF
- the LOC123316729 gene encoding speckle-type POZ protein B-like isoform X2: MPTKPKHSKPEKETKEEREVDIGSIHEELEVPVSSEVVFRKIWTIRKFTKSISKRDFVDSPEFRCSVNGVGTFWNISIRFWKGPNGKKVTNPVVVCLNLTGCETEETGQARVRFQFGVWDASIKHWECCAISNVVLNLENKKNLLSVGYKSLGILDRHMDQSKDVKIMVKLQIIHSDEEVHSLSRDMARLMDKDSIEKDTLIECENDNEENGTNSITVHSWIIRMRSAKLGSKLLEYKNEKNKHIKYKLDFSCYSHNLIYELVRYIYTDKVDNAETYASHLLPLSTKYKMPGLTGLCERTLLETLTPGNVASILLLADENGCENLRKAALHYCEESEEIKGCIHTGKTLAWRVMEMVNPDLFLEACESIGSSSSNIDSTGSWSE
- the LOC123316729 gene encoding speckle-type POZ protein B-like isoform X1, whose amino-acid sequence is MKWYNVQNSKMPTKPKHSKPEKETKEEREVDIGSIHEELEVPVSSEVVFRKIWTIRKFTKSISKRDFVDSPEFRCSVNGVGTFWNISIRFWKGPNGKKVTNPVVVCLNLTGCETEETGQARVRFQFGVWDASIKHWECCAISNVVLNLENKKNLLSVGYKSLGILDRHMDQSKDVKIMVKLQIIHSDEEVHSLSRDMARLMDKDSIEKDTLIECENDNEENGTNSITVHSWIIRMRSAKLGSKLLEYKNEKNKHIKYKLDFSCYSHNLIYELVRYIYTDKVDNAETYASHLLPLSTKYKMPGLTGLCERTLLETLTPGNVASILLLADENGCENLRKAALHYCEESEEIKGCIHTGKTLAWRVMEMVNPDLFLEACESIGSSSSNIDSTGSWSE